Genomic segment of bacterium:
TCGCGGCCTGCGGAACAGCCGCGGACCTCAGACGCTGATCTGAGTGAACAGGTCAGCCATCTCGATGGCCGAAAGCGCAGCATCCCACCCTTTATTGCCCGCCTTGGAACCGGCCCGTTCCAGCGCCTGTTCCAGGGTATCGGGCGTGATCACGCCGTAGGCGACGGGCAGGCCGCTTTCCAGGCTCACCTGGGCGATGCCTTTGGTCACCTCAGCCGAGATGTACTCGAAATGCGGCGTGGCGCCGCGGATCACCGCGCCCAGGCAGATGATCGCATCGTATTTCCCGCTTTGCGCCA
This window contains:
- a CDS encoding 6,7-dimethyl-8-ribityllumazine synthase, yielding MPKIMEGQLSAAGKRFGIVVSRFNELICRKLLEGSLDCLTRHGADVNQIEIAWVPGSFEIPTAAKKMAQSGKYDAIICLGAVIRGATPHFEYISAEVTKGIAQVSLESGLPVAYGVITPDTLEQALERAGSKAGNKGWDAALSAIEMADLFTQISV